One genomic region from Microcystis panniformis FACHB-1757 encodes:
- a CDS encoding GNAT family N-acetyltransferase: MIIREAKETDLPTIIEIYNAAVPTRKATADLKPISLESRREWFEKHDPEQYPIWVIVIEGRVVGWLSLQMFYGRVAYQKTAEVSLYIAPDYQGRGIGKLLVEYALERCPQLGISNLICIIFAHNQASICLFEKFGFQRWGYLPQIAALDDFLADVVILGKKVA, translated from the coding sequence ATGATTATTCGCGAGGCTAAAGAAACAGATTTACCAACAATTATCGAGATTTATAATGCTGCTGTTCCCACTCGCAAGGCAACCGCAGATTTAAAGCCTATTTCCCTCGAAAGTCGGCGAGAATGGTTTGAAAAGCACGATCCTGAACAGTATCCCATCTGGGTAATAGTGATCGAAGGTCGGGTGGTGGGTTGGCTGAGTTTACAGATGTTTTATGGTCGTGTCGCTTACCAAAAAACGGCAGAGGTTAGTTTATATATTGCCCCCGATTATCAAGGTCGTGGAATCGGTAAATTATTAGTAGAATATGCCTTGGAGCGCTGTCCCCAATTGGGTATATCTAATCTTATCTGTATTATTTTTGCCCACAATCAAGCCAGTATTTGTCTCTTTGAAAAATTCGGCTTTCAACGATGGGGTTATTTACCCCAAATTGCCGCTCTAGACGATTTTCTGGCTGATGTGGTCATTTTAGGGAAAAAAGTCGCTTAA